A window of the Sporosarcina sp. FSL K6-2383 genome harbors these coding sequences:
- a CDS encoding ABC transporter permease, giving the protein MSPKTTTSQQEYIPRTLLDKKRFSLKSFFFQWEWMLILILLAVFLVNSNISPYFFNYGSLRDGTMIFLDKAFIVFPMALVMILRDIDISVGSTVALSSVVMATSYNLLGLPMEVSIVICLAVGALCGLINGFLIVKFKELSAVIVTLSTMILYRGIAYVILEDQASGKFPEWFGFFGWGYVFGVPFILVLFVIVAITFGLLLHKTTFGREVYAMGKNPTASHFSGVKVDKIKIIVFTLTGLMAGLTAIFLTSRMGSARPNIATMYELDVIAMAALGGISTAGGKGRILGTVIAIFIIGYLQYGLGLINIPAQTLLIVIGILLILAVSVPKIKVPAFLARKKE; this is encoded by the coding sequence ATGAGCCCTAAAACAACAACTTCTCAGCAGGAGTATATCCCACGGACTTTATTGGATAAAAAAAGATTTTCTCTTAAAAGTTTCTTCTTCCAATGGGAATGGATGCTTATACTCATTCTTTTGGCTGTGTTTTTAGTCAACTCCAACATCTCGCCGTACTTCTTTAACTACGGCAGTTTGCGTGACGGAACAATGATTTTCTTGGATAAAGCCTTTATTGTCTTCCCGATGGCACTCGTCATGATTTTGCGGGACATTGATATTTCGGTAGGGTCAACGGTCGCTTTATCATCCGTTGTCATGGCAACCTCTTATAACTTATTAGGTCTTCCTATGGAGGTTTCCATTGTCATTTGTCTCGCAGTCGGTGCCCTTTGTGGGTTAATCAATGGATTCTTAATTGTAAAGTTCAAAGAGTTGTCCGCTGTTATTGTGACATTAAGTACAATGATTTTGTATAGAGGAATTGCTTATGTCATTCTGGAAGATCAAGCTTCAGGAAAATTCCCTGAATGGTTCGGTTTTTTCGGATGGGGATATGTGTTCGGAGTTCCCTTTATACTAGTGCTCTTTGTTATCGTTGCCATCACATTCGGCTTGCTTCTTCATAAAACAACATTTGGTCGTGAAGTGTATGCGATGGGGAAAAATCCAACTGCAAGTCATTTCTCAGGTGTCAAAGTAGATAAAATCAAAATTATTGTCTTTACACTAACTGGGCTAATGGCTGGACTGACTGCTATCTTTTTAACTTCCCGAATGGGGAGTGCTCGACCAAATATCGCAACAATGTATGAACTCGATGTGATTGCTATGGCCGCACTTGGCGGAATCAGCACGGCAGGTGGAAAAGGAAGAATACTTGGCACAGTAATTGCTATATTCATCATCGGGTATCTTCAATATGGGCTTGGATTGATTAATATTCCGGCTCAAACACTTCTTATCGTAATTGGAATCCTGCTTATCCTAGCGGTTTCCGTTCCAAAAATTAAGGTTCCCGCATTTTTAGCAAGAAAAAAAGAATAA